From one Acidobacteriota bacterium genomic stretch:
- a CDS encoding YceH family protein produces the protein MPLTDDTPPPRLPRPLDAAEIRVLGALLEKQQATPEYYPLTLHALVAACNQKTNREPVTELDEAAVLAALERLREHVLVWKTGGARAEKWEQNVDRRWGLDAAGKAVMTLLLLRGEQTPGELRGRSDRLHAFATPGEVEDALRALAAGPEPLAAERGRRPGQKETRWTHLVGGPVADVEAARHATPGPPPSELAFRLASLEAAVAALGRDLGELKKKLGED, from the coding sequence ATGCCTCTCACCGACGACACGCCGCCTCCCCGGCTGCCGCGGCCGCTCGACGCGGCCGAGATCCGCGTCCTCGGCGCCCTGCTCGAGAAGCAGCAGGCGACGCCGGAGTACTACCCGCTCACGCTCCACGCGCTCGTCGCGGCGTGCAACCAGAAAACGAACCGCGAGCCCGTGACGGAGCTGGACGAGGCAGCGGTGCTCGCGGCTCTCGAGCGGCTCCGCGAGCACGTCCTCGTCTGGAAGACGGGCGGCGCGCGCGCCGAGAAGTGGGAGCAGAACGTGGACCGCCGGTGGGGTCTCGACGCGGCCGGCAAGGCCGTGATGACGCTCCTGCTCCTGCGCGGCGAGCAGACGCCCGGCGAGCTGCGCGGCCGGAGCGACCGGCTGCACGCGTTCGCGACGCCGGGCGAGGTCGAGGACGCCCTGCGGGCTCTCGCGGCGGGGCCGGAGCCGCTCGCCGCCGAGCGCGGGCGCCGGCCCGGGCAGAAGGAGACGCGCTGGACGCATCTCGTGGGAGGCCCGGTCGCGGACGTCGAGGCGGCGCGGCACGCGACGCCCGGACCGCCGCCGAGCGAGCTTGCCTTCCGCCTCGCATCGCTCGAGGCTGCCGTCGCCGCGCTCGGGCGCGATCTCGGCGAGCTGAAGAAGAAGCTCGGAGAGGATTAG
- a CDS encoding nuclear transport factor 2 family protein, whose translation MRIFLEGEYSRRSAAPRLLLLIAAVALAARAPSQNLPSSSPSLSPSPTPIPSVPLPAELDRVLRDYEKAWSARDAAGLAALFAEDGFVLQGGKPPVRGRGAIQAAYEGHEGPLALRAFAFGVEGATGWILGGYARKAGDPDDGKFTLTLRKERDGRWMIVSDMDNGNRPPRKQP comes from the coding sequence ATGAGGATTTTCTTAGAAGGTGAATATTCGCGGCGGAGCGCCGCGCCGCGCCTGCTCCTTCTGATTGCGGCCGTGGCCCTCGCCGCACGGGCACCTTCGCAGAATCTCCCCTCTTCCTCTCCCTCGCTGTCTCCCTCTCCGACTCCCATTCCCTCCGTCCCCCTTCCCGCGGAGCTCGACCGCGTTCTCCGCGACTACGAGAAAGCGTGGTCTGCGCGCGACGCCGCGGGCCTCGCGGCACTGTTCGCGGAGGACGGGTTCGTCCTCCAGGGCGGCAAGCCTCCCGTGCGCGGGCGTGGGGCTATCCAGGCCGCCTACGAGGGGCACGAGGGCCCGCTCGCCCTGCGCGCGTTCGCATTCGGCGTCGAGGGCGCGACCGGCTGGATCCTCGGCGGCTACGCCCGGAAGGCGGGCGATCCGGACGACGGGAAGTTCACGCTCACGCTCCGCAAGGAGAGAGACGGCCGCTGGATGATCGTGTCCGACATGGACAACGGGAACCGTCCCCCGAGAAAGCAGCCTTGA
- a CDS encoding sorbosone dehydrogenase family protein, whose amino-acid sequence MRLTIPSSPSKKFLLLLVLSLLLSRLAQADAKDVKLETIKLPPGFTISLYAEVPGARSMAMGPGGTLFVGTREGSVYAVVDAGDGTKAREVLTLAKGLNEPNGVAVRDGALYVAEVSRILRFDGIEARLKSPGRPVVVTDALPKDGHHGWKFIAFGPDGWLYVPVGAPCNICKRSDPYAAITRMKPDGTHFEVYARGVRNTVGFDWDPATKELWFTDNGRDWIDDDTPPDELNHAPTPGMHFGFPWCHGGDVKDPEFGNERPCSEFVKPAVRFQAHVAPLGMRFYTGSAFPAEYRGRAFVAQHGSWNRKRKVGYRVATIPFRDGKPGAEVVFAEGWLEGEKAWGRPVDVLVRPDGSLLVSDDKAGVIYRIAFSR is encoded by the coding sequence ATGCGGCTGACCATCCCCTCTTCACCCTCAAAGAAATTCCTCCTCCTCCTCGTCCTTTCTCTTCTCTTGTCGAGACTCGCGCAGGCCGACGCCAAGGACGTGAAGCTCGAGACAATCAAGCTTCCGCCCGGATTCACGATCTCGCTCTACGCGGAGGTCCCGGGCGCGCGCTCGATGGCGATGGGACCCGGGGGAACGCTCTTCGTCGGGACGCGCGAGGGCTCCGTTTACGCCGTCGTCGACGCGGGCGACGGGACGAAAGCGAGAGAGGTCCTCACGCTCGCGAAGGGTCTGAACGAGCCGAACGGGGTCGCCGTGAGGGACGGCGCGCTCTACGTCGCGGAGGTCTCGCGCATCCTGCGTTTCGACGGGATCGAGGCGCGCCTGAAGAGCCCGGGACGGCCTGTCGTGGTCACGGACGCGCTCCCGAAGGACGGCCACCACGGGTGGAAGTTCATCGCGTTCGGGCCCGACGGCTGGCTCTACGTGCCGGTCGGCGCGCCCTGCAACATCTGCAAGCGGAGCGACCCGTACGCCGCGATCACGCGCATGAAGCCGGACGGGACCCACTTCGAGGTCTACGCGCGCGGCGTCAGGAACACCGTGGGGTTCGACTGGGACCCGGCCACGAAGGAGCTGTGGTTCACGGACAACGGGCGCGACTGGATCGACGACGACACGCCGCCGGACGAGCTGAACCACGCGCCAACGCCGGGGATGCACTTCGGCTTCCCGTGGTGCCACGGGGGCGACGTGAAGGACCCGGAGTTCGGCAACGAGCGGCCGTGCTCGGAGTTCGTGAAGCCGGCCGTCCGGTTCCAGGCCCACGTCGCGCCGCTCGGGATGCGCTTCTACACGGGCTCCGCCTTCCCGGCCGAGTACCGCGGCCGGGCCTTCGTCGCCCAGCACGGCTCGTGGAACCGCAAGAGGAAGGTCGGCTACCGCGTCGCGACGATCCCGTTCAGGGACGGAAAGCCCGGCGCCGAGGTCGTCTTCGCGGAAGGCTGGCTCGAGGGTGAGAAGGCCTGGGGCCGGCCCGTGGACGTCCTCGTGAGGCCCGACGGCTCCCTTCTCGTGTCCGACGACAAGGCGGGCGTGATCTACCGGATCGCCTTCTCCCGCTGA